A window of the Leptospira brenneri genome harbors these coding sequences:
- a CDS encoding ABC transporter ATP-binding protein: MLNVKDLVVSYKQSQSLSFSSKRLVAVERVSFTIPEGKILGLVGESGCGKSTIGRAILSLLPFDSGSIQFENQEIKNVPKEDKKKLKRKIQVVFQDPYSSLNPRFTIEEIITEGLQIHFPNLSVAEKKEKAIKALSEVNLPADILHRYPHEFSGGQRQRIAIARALILEPSLVVCDEAVSALDISTQAQVINNILLLREKYGLSYLFISHDLNIVKHVSDRIAVMYLGQIVEECSRDEISKTPLHPYTKALFSASFDLKDRTRISKPLTGEIPSLMNKPKGCRFHTRCPIVQDICKTQEPVESYPSETRRVKCHFPLK; encoded by the coding sequence GTGCTTAATGTAAAAGACTTAGTTGTTTCTTATAAACAATCTCAATCTCTTTCCTTTTCTTCTAAACGTCTTGTGGCTGTGGAAAGGGTGAGTTTTACAATCCCGGAAGGAAAAATTTTAGGTCTTGTGGGTGAGTCAGGTTGCGGTAAGTCTACCATTGGCAGAGCCATTTTATCCTTGTTACCTTTTGATTCTGGTTCGATTCAGTTTGAAAATCAAGAAATCAAAAATGTCCCGAAAGAAGATAAGAAAAAACTCAAACGAAAAATCCAAGTTGTATTCCAGGATCCGTATTCCTCACTAAACCCACGTTTCACGATTGAAGAAATCATCACCGAAGGTTTACAAATTCATTTTCCAAATTTAAGTGTCGCAGAAAAAAAAGAAAAGGCGATTAAAGCTCTTTCTGAGGTGAATTTACCTGCTGATATTTTACACCGGTATCCTCATGAGTTTAGTGGAGGACAAAGACAAAGAATTGCCATTGCAAGAGCTTTGATTTTGGAACCTAGCCTTGTTGTTTGTGACGAGGCGGTTTCTGCTTTGGATATTTCTACCCAGGCCCAAGTGATTAATAATATTTTGTTATTACGTGAGAAATATGGACTATCTTATTTGTTTATATCTCATGACTTGAACATTGTAAAACACGTATCAGATCGCATCGCTGTCATGTATTTAGGACAAATTGTCGAAGAATGTAGTCGTGATGAGATTAGTAAAACGCCACTTCATCCTTATACGAAGGCTTTATTTTCTGCTAGTTTTGACTTAAAAGATCGAACCAGAATTTCTAAACCATTAACTGGAGAAATTCCTAGTCTAATGAATAAACCTAAAGGTTGTCGATTTCATACGAGATGTCCTATTGTTCAGGATATTTGTAAAACACAAGAGCCAGTGGAGTCATATCCTTCTGAAACAAGAAGAGTGAAATGCCACTTTCCCTTAAAGTGA
- a CDS encoding AsmA family protein gives MKLSIRDRIKGVVGKILLTFIFVISMTMFFILYPLLADPDYYKKLILDTTNQLTGLEVNYQSSQPVFFPFPGIELTEVSVSKNQDELIQVHKLRIEVYYGVFIGQPLEIRKIYLNTGTVEITREKDESFPLFERIVSKSENTTKETTKKTEETVSQDTNLLFSRTFANFVNHIEIKNITILFEDKLYSRNIKLYLWETTFQLDQDLRDLDVYIYGKLNEEPITFSTNIYFVTDEMSYESARIEGEFTFQNLKGIDLHDILIIFTYGDLRFAKASGNIPFYKRDEAKIFAIADKLHIRDLALKDGKTFADGYASTVMSYDIRESKLAFADIVVDWKGKSKLYGSGFVNFLKPPLSPTISFEGTSDYLDVPSIVKVIKIWVDPDLEKSILTRNIPSTGYVNRMNVYLNFNFRNLNAGDFHADSLKLNVHYAKRKINITKYELRAYEGISTGTGHYLFGKNPGLEIKGNIKNLSVAPILSDLFKISPITGKLDSEFILASPADTEEALISNLQIIGNINANNGELLSYTNILKPISSIGSVINLKKIDFSRATPYNELKFDFLYAKEMIEVKNFALKADGIVGSGGGKIGFNKNIDMRFTIAFPGVAGRALKLPIIYKGTYGVSSPFIDPIWLGSVYAGTIFLASPAGAAVGGIAGSAMSDYVNNAVDNVTGGVQKGWKGIKSLFGGKEEEQEK, from the coding sequence ATGAAACTAAGCATTCGAGACAGAATCAAAGGGGTTGTTGGTAAAATCCTACTAACTTTTATTTTTGTCATTTCTATGACGATGTTTTTTATTTTGTATCCGCTCCTTGCCGATCCAGATTATTATAAAAAACTAATTTTAGATACAACAAACCAACTAACAGGATTAGAGGTGAATTATCAAAGCTCACAACCTGTTTTTTTCCCGTTTCCTGGAATTGAACTCACAGAAGTAAGTGTATCCAAAAATCAAGATGAATTGATTCAAGTTCATAAACTTAGGATCGAAGTTTATTACGGTGTTTTTATTGGACAACCTCTAGAAATTCGTAAAATTTATCTGAATACAGGTACAGTTGAGATCACACGCGAAAAGGATGAATCCTTTCCTTTGTTTGAACGAATCGTTTCTAAGTCAGAGAATACGACTAAAGAGACAACAAAGAAAACGGAAGAAACAGTTTCGCAAGATACAAATCTCCTTTTTTCTAGGACTTTTGCAAATTTTGTAAACCACATAGAAATCAAAAATATCACCATTCTCTTTGAAGATAAACTGTATTCACGTAATATCAAATTGTATCTTTGGGAAACTACGTTTCAATTGGATCAAGACTTACGTGATTTAGATGTATATATTTATGGAAAGTTAAACGAAGAGCCTATAACTTTTAGTACAAATATTTATTTTGTTACCGATGAAATGTCTTATGAATCTGCTCGTATAGAAGGAGAATTTACATTTCAGAACTTAAAAGGTATCGATCTTCATGATATACTCATCATTTTCACTTATGGTGATTTACGATTCGCTAAAGCAAGTGGAAACATTCCATTTTACAAACGCGACGAAGCAAAAATTTTTGCAATCGCCGATAAATTACATATTCGTGATTTGGCTTTAAAAGATGGTAAAACGTTTGCTGATGGTTATGCATCTACTGTCATGAGTTATGACATTCGTGAAAGTAAATTAGCATTTGCTGATATCGTTGTCGATTGGAAAGGCAAATCTAAATTATATGGATCTGGGTTTGTAAATTTTCTAAAACCACCATTATCTCCCACAATTTCCTTTGAGGGAACTTCTGATTATTTAGATGTGCCAAGTATTGTTAAGGTCATTAAAATTTGGGTCGATCCCGATTTAGAAAAATCGATCCTCACAAGAAACATACCAAGCACGGGTTATGTGAATCGGATGAACGTGTATCTCAATTTTAATTTTAGGAATTTAAATGCAGGTGATTTTCATGCTGATTCCCTTAAATTAAATGTTCATTATGCCAAACGAAAAATTAATATTACTAAATATGAATTAAGAGCCTATGAAGGAATTTCAACGGGAACAGGGCATTATCTTTTTGGAAAAAACCCTGGCCTTGAGATCAAAGGAAATATCAAAAATTTAAGTGTAGCACCTATCCTTTCTGATCTATTTAAAATTTCTCCAATCACTGGTAAATTAGATTCTGAATTTATATTGGCTTCTCCTGCGGACACAGAAGAGGCACTTATTTCCAATCTGCAAATCATCGGGAACATCAATGCAAACAATGGAGAACTGTTAAGTTATACAAATATCTTAAAACCGATCAGTTCTATTGGTAGTGTGATCAATCTCAAAAAAATAGATTTTAGCCGGGCCACACCGTATAACGAGCTAAAGTTTGATTTTCTCTATGCTAAAGAAATGATCGAAGTAAAAAACTTTGCATTAAAAGCAGATGGGATTGTTGGTTCAGGTGGTGGTAAAATCGGATTTAATAAAAATATCGATATGAGGTTTACTATTGCTTTTCCTGGCGTTGCCGGTAGAGCTTTAAAACTTCCTATCATTTACAAAGGAACTTATGGAGTTTCGTCCCCATTCATTGATCCTATTTGGCTCGGTTCCGTTTATGCAGGAACAATTTTTCTCGCAAGCCCTGCGGGCGCTGCTGTTGGTGGGATTGCAGGTTCAGCCATGTCCGACTATGTGAATAATGCAGTGGATAATGTGACCGGTGGTGTTCAAAAAGGTTGGAAGGGGATTAAGTCGTTGTTTGGTGGTAAGGAAGAAGAACAGGAAAAATAA
- a CDS encoding MutS-related protein, with amino-acid sequence MQIQYAKKTFNFLLEEIHRLRGEFKKIKTREHWEYPESVRNHPLSIDLDLCTKQGFIGIYDVTITEIGFQTYLKRFLQEPLEDTKFNFHSQDIEKILKKETKTQAYHLLRKFLVPEAETNEKFPLPEVNAEDFFWKKRRLLKVIFPIWGTITPLYLVLGLLFDLPLIPLLLLINGILFFSYRSDSLKQWKEIKSLSSGASRFQKTFIYLAKNRKATKQMIGRITSLGDSSELLISPLPHLILNLLCLWDLWKIKSLEKWKLKFGNLWNEIQIQIVQTDVILPFVNFGFLFPEVSFPIPSSSGDLSARSLVHPLLPIESRVFNPLTPMLPGDLMIVTGSNMSGKTTYMRSIAMSLLLAGTGAPILGSEFTFPEFQIHTLIRSQDSMEDGVSFFYSEVRRLSSIIQNAEYSKKVPILFLDEILKGTNSKERYIATREILSVLREKKCIVFLTTHDLKLAEIPWAKRFHFTELEIDGQMDFDYKIRDGVSGSTNALKILKKEGIPIRNEEE; translated from the coding sequence ATTCAAATCCAATATGCCAAAAAAACATTTAACTTCCTTTTAGAGGAAATTCATAGATTACGTGGTGAATTTAAAAAAATAAAAACGAGAGAACATTGGGAATATCCAGAATCTGTAAGAAACCATCCGCTCTCTATTGATTTAGATCTTTGCACCAAACAAGGATTTATTGGAATTTATGATGTTACCATCACTGAGATTGGTTTTCAAACTTACCTAAAACGTTTTTTACAAGAACCTTTAGAAGATACAAAATTCAATTTCCATTCACAAGACATTGAAAAAATTCTAAAGAAAGAAACCAAAACGCAAGCCTACCATCTTTTGCGAAAGTTTCTGGTTCCAGAAGCCGAAACCAATGAAAAGTTTCCTTTACCTGAAGTAAACGCAGAAGATTTTTTCTGGAAAAAAAGACGGCTTTTAAAGGTGATTTTTCCTATTTGGGGAACCATCACTCCGCTTTACTTAGTTCTCGGATTGTTATTTGATTTACCACTCATCCCCTTACTCCTCCTAATCAATGGGATTTTATTTTTTTCCTACCGAAGTGACTCCCTGAAACAATGGAAAGAAATTAAATCATTATCCAGTGGAGCGTCACGGTTTCAAAAAACCTTTATCTATTTAGCAAAAAATAGAAAGGCAACCAAACAAATGATTGGTCGCATAACTTCCTTAGGTGACTCTTCCGAATTACTGATTTCCCCATTACCACATTTGATTCTCAATTTACTCTGTTTATGGGATCTTTGGAAAATCAAATCCCTCGAAAAATGGAAACTAAAGTTTGGAAATCTTTGGAATGAAATACAAATTCAAATTGTACAAACAGATGTTATCCTTCCTTTTGTGAACTTTGGATTTTTATTTCCGGAAGTTAGTTTTCCGATTCCTTCTAGTTCGGGAGACCTCAGTGCTAGAAGTTTAGTTCATCCTTTACTTCCGATAGAAAGTCGAGTGTTCAACCCTTTGACTCCCATGTTACCTGGTGATCTGATGATTGTGACTGGATCGAATATGAGTGGAAAAACAACATACATGAGATCCATCGCCATGTCTTTATTACTTGCAGGAACAGGAGCTCCCATACTTGGTTCGGAGTTTACATTTCCAGAATTTCAAATCCATACTCTCATTCGTTCTCAGGATTCTATGGAAGATGGGGTTTCCTTTTTTTATTCTGAAGTGAGACGTCTTTCTTCGATCATTCAAAATGCAGAATATTCAAAAAAGGTTCCTATTTTATTTTTAGATGAGATCTTGAAAGGTACCAATTCCAAGGAACGATACATCGCAACACGTGAAATTCTTTCTGTATTACGCGAAAAAAAATGTATCGTATTTTTAACGACTCACGACTTAAAACTGGCAGAAATTCCTTGGGCGAAACGATTCCACTTCACCGAACTTGAGATTGATGGGCAAATGGACTTTGATTACAAAATTCGAGATGGAGTTTCGGGTTCGACAAATGCACTCAAAATTCTAAAAAAAGAAGGAATTCCGATTCGAAATGAAGAGGAGTAA